Within Limisalsivibrio acetivorans, the genomic segment AAAGCTTGATGTTTTCCGGTATGGCTTCCTCTCCGAGGATGTAGTTTCGAAGGTCTTTCTTAGCCTTGTCTATGCGGAGTTCTTCCATATCTCTGAACTCAAGGGCTCCTGTTTTGCATGCTGTGACACAGGCGGGCTTCTCATCCTCTTCCAGTCTGCTTACGCATAGATCGCATTTGTATGCAACATCACGCCCGAATTTCGATTCATGGGTTTCCTTGAAGGAGATGGCATCAAAGGGGCACACCATGGCACACATGGCGCATGCCTTGCACATATATGCATCTATCGTAACCGCATTGGTCTCCTTATCCCTCGAGATAGCGCCAGAGGGGCAGGCATCCATACAGTATGCAGGCTCGCAGTGTCGGCAGGATACCGGGAAGGTGTACTCCCCTACTTTAACGACATTAACGTTAACCTGTGTCTTTTTATCACCAACCATGGAGAAGAGATCCTTGCTCGGGTGATGCTCAACTGCGCAGTTCAGCTCGCAGTGCTTGCATCCCACACATTTCTCATAAGTTACGAATATCTTTTTCATTGCTGTCTCCCCGCCTCTGCCCCTGTAAGCTCCCCAAGGGTTTCGGCTATGGATTTGAGCGATTTGGTAAAGCTCTGCTCCGGATCCTTAATAACTCCGGATATATCCGGCTCGGTTTCTCGGATTATCTCGTCGTAGGGGATATAGAAAACGCTGTCGAAGCTGTCCTCAATGTTCCCCCCCAGCATCTCCTCAAGCCTTGCGGTTTTTGCAGAATTCGGGGAAGTACGGTTGAAAACAAGATGTACATTCTTAATCCCTATCTCACGGGCAAGCTTCAAGGTAAGTACCGCAACGCTCATAGAGCTGTATGTATCGTCGGTGATAACCAGACAATGCTCAAAACCTTCGGACAGAGCCCTGCCGAAATGTTCAACACCGGCTTGTGTGTCCATGAGTATCACCTCGTTTGTACGGACACCCACATAGCTCACAACGGCATCAAGAAGGGCATTTTCGGGACAGAGACACCCTGCAGCGGCTTTCTGCACGGTACCCATAACCAGGAGTGTCAGGTTATCCTTCATCTTAATGCCGAACCTGTCGATAACGTCCTCCACAGGAGGATTCATACGGAAGTAAGCCCCCCAGTTCCCCTTGGGTCTGGCCCCCGTTTTCTCCTCTATGTAGTCGAAATTCTTGTTCAGCGGAACTATCTGAGCCCCTGCTTCCTGGGACATGCCCAGGGTATAGGGGAGGTTCATCTGCGGGTCTTCGTCCACCACAAGAACCTTCTTCCCAGTTTCACTCATGAGGTGAGCGAGGGAGGATGTTACCGTGGTCTTCCCCGCACCCCCTTTTCCTGTTATAACAACCCGTAAGCTCTCATTATCCATTCTTTCCCCCTTATGAAAGCCCAAGAGCTTTGCGTTTTTCGATTATCATCTCTTCCATCTTATCCGCCGCTGCCACAGGATCACCCTCAACAAAGAAGGCCGCGCCGAGAAGTCCGTTAATATCGTCGGTGAGCATCTTTGTAACCGTTGCACTTCCGAGAACCGGAGGAGCAGGCCAGAGATGAACGGGTATGCCGCTTGCGACGAAATAGGTTCCGATGGATACCGCCTTCTCCGTCGTCCATTCGGGTGCAGAGCCCACAAGGGGGAGCTGATCCACGTCAACCCCGAGGGTGTCGGCAAGGGCCCCGGCAAGGACAAGCATTCTGGAGCAGTCCACACATGAGCCCATATGAAGAACAGGGGGTATGCCTAGGGACTCACAAACACCTCGCAGATTGGGGGATGTCTCGCTTAGTATATCCATATTCATAAACCCGGCCTTGGCTGCGGCAATGGCCCAGCATCCTGTTCCGATGACAAGTATATCCCTCTTTAGAAGTTCACTGGTGAGGGAGAGATGATAGGAGTCCTGTGTTATCTTAACGTTGTTACATCCCACAACGCCTACAACTCCTTTTATGCTTCCCCCTGCAATGGCATCTATAAGGGGCTGGGGTGTGCCGCCCAATGCCTTAAGAATCTCCTCTACGCTGAAACCGACTATGGCATTTGATTTGGTTTTGGGAATATGTACCTTCTGTTTATTCCTCTGGGGGAAGACATCCACCGCCGAACGGATAACATCCTCGGCGATCCTGTCCGCATTCTCTTCAACAAACTGTATGTGTTTTGCTCCGGGGAATTTTGCCTGGTCACTCGTTGATATGAACTGGGTGTGGAAGCACTTGCTGAGATCAGCAAGGGAGGGGAATATACACTGTACATCTACAACAACCGCTTCAACGGCACCAGTCATAACGGCAAGCTCCTGGTGGAGTTCATTCCCCGCTATGGAGACACCCTGTCTCATAAGTATCTCATTACCTGTACAGCACATTCCGACAACGTTAACACCCTTGGCACCCTTGGAAACTGCGTACTCTTTCATAGCCTTGGACATGGCGATCTCAACGATCTTTGCCGAAAGTATGGGTTCGTGGCCGGAGACAACTATA encodes:
- a CDS encoding 4Fe-4S dicluster domain-containing protein; translation: MKKIFVTYEKCVGCKHCELNCAVEHHPSKDLFSMVGDKKTQVNVNVVKVGEYTFPVSCRHCEPAYCMDACPSGAISRDKETNAVTIDAYMCKACAMCAMVCPFDAISFKETHESKFGRDVAYKCDLCVSRLEEDEKPACVTACKTGALEFRDMEELRIDKAKKDLRNYILGEEAIPENIKLYREVSKQRDNSVGE
- a CDS encoding AAA family ATPase, with protein sequence MDNESLRVVITGKGGAGKTTVTSSLAHLMSETGKKVLVVDEDPQMNLPYTLGMSQEAGAQIVPLNKNFDYIEEKTGARPKGNWGAYFRMNPPVEDVIDRFGIKMKDNLTLLVMGTVQKAAAGCLCPENALLDAVVSYVGVRTNEVILMDTQAGVEHFGRALSEGFEHCLVITDDTYSSMSVAVLTLKLAREIGIKNVHLVFNRTSPNSAKTARLEEMLGGNIEDSFDSVFYIPYDEIIRETEPDISGVIKDPEQSFTKSLKSIAETLGELTGAEAGRQQ
- the cooS gene encoding anaerobic carbon-monoxide dehydrogenase catalytic subunit, yielding MKNDKRSVDPAAQQVFNVMDSQGYDNAWSRLEKQKPQCGYGELGVCCKICVMGPCRIDPFGGEPSRGVCGADADTIVARNVLRMIAVGASAHSDHGRRPAILLREVAEGKNTDYKITDAEKLKGVAQKIGVYDSGDSILEMAGKVAEVALDCFSRQKEGCIPFADAYLPKKRQERFEKLEKMFTDEMGMTIGVLPRNIDREAVDILQRTHFGTDHDPLSLLMQGVRCSLSDGWGGSLIATELQDILFGTPTVKSVQANLGVIDEDYVNIVVSGHEPILSAKIVEIAMSKAMKEYAVSKGAKGVNVVGMCCTGNEILMRQGVSIAGNELHQELAVMTGAVEAVVVDVQCIFPSLADLSKCFHTQFISTSDQAKFPGAKHIQFVEENADRIAEDVIRSAVDVFPQRNKQKVHIPKTKSNAIVGFSVEEILKALGGTPQPLIDAIAGGSIKGVVGVVGCNNVKITQDSYHLSLTSELLKRDILVIGTGCWAIAAAKAGFMNMDILSETSPNLRGVCESLGIPPVLHMGSCVDCSRMLVLAGALADTLGVDVDQLPLVGSAPEWTTEKAVSIGTYFVASGIPVHLWPAPPVLGSATVTKMLTDDINGLLGAAFFVEGDPVAAADKMEEMIIEKRKALGLS